In Candidatus Falkowbacteria bacterium, a genomic segment contains:
- the dnaN gene encoding DNA polymerase III subunit beta, which produces MKIISLQKNLKSSVYAVSHIAQKNTNLPILNNILISAKDGVISLITTNLEIGITSVLRGKVEKEGSFTVDARILSDYVNLLHNEKITIELKEKELEIECGETKTKIKGQSSEEFPFIPAIERINPYILSIQDFKKAVSQVLFSAALDETRAELSGVLLILENKKITFVATDSYRLAEKSIQIKSDVIDERRCIIPARTLQELLRVVGSESGDDDTPSEITLYVSENQCLFTIGNTEIVSRLIDGRYPDYQQIIPQKHSTRILVDKQELSRAVKAAALFSKTGVNDINLEVEVEKKNIIISAASGQTGEHVSKIPAIINGVDVSIILNSRYLLDVLSVLQDETATIELMDANTPCIIKDGQIKDYLYIIMPIRT; this is translated from the coding sequence ATGAAGATAATAAGTCTACAAAAAAATCTTAAATCAAGTGTTTACGCTGTTAGTCATATAGCACAAAAAAATACTAACCTACCCATACTAAATAATATTTTAATTTCTGCAAAAGATGGTGTTATAAGTTTAATAACTACTAATCTAGAAATTGGTATTACCAGTGTCTTACGGGGTAAGGTGGAAAAAGAAGGTTCATTTACTGTAGATGCCCGAATCTTATCTGATTATGTTAATTTATTACACAATGAAAAAATTACCATTGAATTAAAAGAAAAAGAACTTGAAATTGAATGCGGAGAAACAAAAACAAAAATAAAGGGTCAGTCATCCGAAGAATTTCCTTTTATCCCAGCTATTGAACGAATTAATCCATATATATTATCAATACAAGATTTTAAAAAAGCTGTTAGTCAGGTTTTATTTTCTGCTGCCCTTGATGAAACTAGAGCGGAGTTATCGGGTGTCTTATTAATTTTAGAAAACAAAAAGATTACTTTTGTCGCCACTGACAGTTATCGACTAGCAGAAAAATCAATTCAAATTAAAAGTGATGTCATTGACGAGAGGCGCTGTATAATCCCCGCACGGACTCTACAGGAGCTTCTAAGAGTGGTTGGGTCTGAAAGTGGAGATGATGACACGCCAAGTGAAATTACTCTCTACGTGTCAGAAAATCAATGTCTATTTACAATTGGAAATACGGAAATAGTTTCTAGATTAATTGATGGACGTTATCCTGATTATCAACAGATAATTCCACAAAAGCACAGCACTAGAATTTTAGTAGATAAACAAGAATTATCACGAGCAGTAAAAGCGGCGGCACTTTTTTCAAAAACCGGGGTTAATGACATTAATCTTGAAGTAGAAGTTGAGAAAAAAAATATAATAATATCTGCTGCCTCAGGACAAACTGGTGAGCATGTTAGTAAAATTCCAGCCATAATAAATGGAGTAGATGTTTCAATAATTTTAAACTCTCGTTATTTACTTGATGTGTTATCTGTATTACAAGATGAAACAGCGACAATTGAATTAATGGACGCAAATACTCCTTGTATAATAAAAGATGGGCAAATAAAGGATTATTTATATATAATCATGCCGATTAGGACATAG